A genomic window from Lotus japonicus ecotype B-129 chromosome 1, LjGifu_v1.2 includes:
- the LOC130731753 gene encoding uncharacterized protein LOC130731753 — translation MPMNRGQGKPKRWYQLCFAPTSDSSDDSDTESVVLPPNSTITSTWQEISPPESTPPPSPPLPLPPPPPPPPNFELLLPPPPPPQLNFEQPLRMAGAQLRLFYPSPNLELPPPPSRPSPGAWDIAFDIESLSSISPSPSRQRFEVQDSVMVQDSVINAIHKVRISELHRRGEMSHCPICMEEVKVGDQACLLPCTHFYCSECILQRLRLSNNKTCPVCRLQLEGWEDHGNSHSIDETASAWDFFGHQNLPPPSPPLVIGVDQDWDYFLYSSPDSSVTENNSAGRNSDEADHYDSACEELGDNSLDLGPENSSPPPPPPVIPRHASSFSWENFYPSSPESDTAAT, via the coding sequence ATGCCAATGAACCGTGGCCAAGGCAAACCCAAAAGGTGGTACCAGCTATGCTTTGCTCCCACTAGTGATAGTTCAGATGATTCAGACACAGAATCTGTAGTCCTACCTCCCAATAGTACTATAACTAGTACATGGCAAGAAATTTCTCCACCAGAGTCGACaccgccaccatcaccaccactaccactgccgccaccgccaccaccaccaccaaacttTGAACTACTACTGCCACCGCCTCCCCCACCACAGTTAAATTTTGAACAACCACTGCGGATGGCAGGGGCACAGCTACGGTTATTTTATCCATCACCAAACTTGgaactaccaccaccaccatcgcggCCATCTCCGGGGGCCTGGGATATAGCATTTGACATTGAATCACTGTCTAGTATATCTCCTAGTCCCAGCCGCCAAAGATTTGAGGTTCAAGACAGTGTCATGGTTCAAGACAGTGTCATCAATGCCATTCACAAGGTGAGAATCTCAGAGTTGCATAGGAGAGGTGAAATGTCTCACTGCCCCATTTGCATGGAGGAGGTCAAAGTTGGTGACCAAGCATGTTTATTACCCTGCACACACTTCTACTGTTCTGAATGCATTCTTCAAAGGCTTAGGCTTAGCAACAACAAAACCTGTCCCGTTTGCAGGCTTCAGTtggagggttgggaagatcatGGTAATTCTCATAGCATAGATGAAACAGCTTCAGCTTGGGACTTCTTTGGACATCAAAacttaccaccaccatcaccaccactagTAATTGGTGTTGATCAAGATTGGGACTACTTTTTATATTCCTCCCCTGATTCATCAGTAACAGAGAATAATAGTGCTGGTAGAAACTCGGATGAAGCTGATCATTATGATAGTGCATGTGAGGAGCTAGGTGACAATAGTTTGGACCTTGGACCTGAAAACtcatcaccgccaccaccaccaccagtaaTCCCTCGTCATGCAAGTTCATTCAGCTGGGAAAACTTTTATCCATCCTCTCCGGAATCGGATACAGCAGCTACATAG